The following proteins are co-located in the Xyrauchen texanus isolate HMW12.3.18 chromosome 41, RBS_HiC_50CHRs, whole genome shotgun sequence genome:
- the LOC127634000 gene encoding xin actin-binding repeat-containing protein 1-like isoform X1 has translation MEVKSSLRRAQSLRTVSTEHALSWKAAGDRRKSVSQLVAQYQLSTGSKTKAIESVNIKHELTLQITPTSVSKNDSNVETLSRKTDTKERVTASPLTRSKSMESLPKSKPAGTTALRALFESKVITRSTSRNMTHESVGAEKTHALQNNNDAEDRKSQAEAEVNKSHDEPEKIIEEDQLIPKGGRTHPVQSRSERRKTISGNYTEKRSSPEVDKRRSVADFRDNSALYGEEKPSISVKALSALYLSKVAAAEPAGNPLKLEQDLTSPTGKRPNPSKMAEETQNISKLAVAYVKDDAPESNPSTSHLETSTDEHERPFSSPPPSREALSNLHQRRQKCELRRLLKHTCPELKNIDSMVEEELANVLNSDPAEDTGYEGEVQSRCWLFENHTINTVDFHDQKEQQMKSNFQDDDIKRTSGLLSGSHNEENKPQSFSQPRNQLNESEEVTSEQIINVDVKATRRMFEIQPVDTRSERLESPCPIRNAVIEKKHGLDQKPNNTSNYHCSDGTITSEIQQNNVPNYTNLSVTNEVFVGISRAKEVFENRSSYKVNLSSKNESFNEEEEMLKANVRKRAQMFESTPLDKINQQTKEESDTILENMEETLISLWNFNVIHSDGTLLEANEAGQVKKATYNFIQDNKPEIQDEEIATGSIKSIMLQMLSGTNLDPIVTFLNEDNQGNVEINKVDVPTQQLPIMVHQDKECRTANVVQITEDLLDQEKNYLIKTLRKGVLIQEITTRTREITVYALFSRSRVVEFGQMECKSSTSGQKKIPEPEKGDHKTDSSCTSGAMQKKSSTMDLDANRTSNVQLFRSCTEKDDLEHLKHLQKTSSEEDLSVSYVEGEKASEIMQGNVKSMKALFTTTNLDYTNLNPQPPENKLKVSTKQTLVTTEKNKTEEPNQTKVELCGDNVQPELILKDQDIKDIPCKGNMNEGAVLQAEVVDIVEDDELLNLKTTIINLHQATMEANVLDQSVQAKHQPACQMNQSQQISDHGSVSHESMNIKKDGSESENEESSQFSETEEENKEAVMRGSIQAALDSLRKSNINITKGDFKAAMIYRNSGKGYAGHKKETNVDFFKQPSCMTIDSDSKLSATSPVPQTEQGAETTSCQKLFENKPETYTSMKTKLHGSTDNPLKNPKTPIGPKPAIPPKPDHLKIKPNPSAVVALGYETNTEHFNNSQIIDTCSKLPNGEIKEYSSPKPCPEPMSYNDDLCKNLQHIGDANESDPRDPSININDGSPEDNTSPQSMLNPVNVVKEPSKSSVESLQGINESSVGFHATLQNFGVKVGGSVPPVKPKRLKMAIDQSMNVAENTNNNNGSLCDTYKIDGNNCQGRNIKSDNQQESGVVLREKKMKGETEDERRQRLSVHMDEIMNGNIVAVMKIFEKLKKQEELKSILSKVEEIEEDTNEVDMSSLRNIFESVPDWVVPREKKAKPKNVQMEQRGERPSEPEMMSSMEVAFVDLEKVGVEIIHLKEQTLARLVDIEEAIKKALYSVSTLKSDSDIVGLSCLLKESMVVVQGSPPSGNIRKISIGSCKSPKAQNQNGPGTFRKGIPGQSTKPAQNTNPDIFIPTTKQKSTSPVSPSFISIQSAAKNPSESLLPLTSQKADPKKSKLQCCCNVATDHRQCSVTKGASSSPANQRRQVSVLEVQTVPEEKRVIGTKTVSENYERRDCFGSTPPKPPQS, from the exons ATGGAAGTGAAGAGCAGCTTGCGGAGGGCCCAGTCTCTCAGGACTGTGTCCACTGAACATGCCCTGTCCTGGAAAGCAGCTGGAGATAGGAGGAAGTCTGTCTCACAGCTTGTGGcaca ATATCAACTCTCTACTGGGAGTAAAACAAAGGCAATTGAGTCAGTGAATATCAAGCACGAG CTGACCTTGCAGATCACACCAACCTCTGTCAGTAAGAATGACAGCAATGTTGAGACACTATCAAGGAAGACTGATACCAAAGAGAGAGTCACAGCCTCTCCGCTCACCCGCAGTAAATCTATGGAAAGTCTACCTAAGAGTAAACCTGCAGGAACCACTGCTCTCAGGGCACTCTTTGAGTCAAAGGTCATCACCAGGTCTACAAGCAGAAACATGACACATGAATCGGTGGGCGCTGAGAAAACCCATGCTCTTCAAAATAACAACGATGCTGAGGACAGAAAATCACAAGCAGAGGCTGAGGTTAATAAAAGCCATGATGAACCAGAGAAAATTATTGAAGAGGATCAACTGATTCCAAAG GGGGGAAGAACACACCCAGTACAATCCCGATCTGAGAGAAGAAAGACCATTTCTGGCAATTATACTGAAAAAAGGTCCTCCCCAGAGG TGGATAAAAGAAGGTCGGTTGCAGACTTCAGAGACAACTCAGCTCTCTACGGAGAGGAGAAACCCTCTATTTCTGTCAAAGCTTTGTCAGCACTATATCTGTCAAAAGTGGCAGCTGCAGAGCCAGCAGGAAACCCCTTAAAACTG GAACAGGATCTCACTTCTCCAACTGGAAAAAGGCCAAATCCAAGCAAG ATGGCTGAAGAAACACAAAACATCTCTAAACTTGCCGTTGCATATGTAAAGGACGATGCACCCGAATCAAATCCATCTACAAGTCATCTGGAAACCAGCACTGATGAACATGAGAGACCCTTTTCCTCACCACCCCCTTCAAGAGAAGCATTGTCCAATCTGCACCAACGGCGACAGAAATGTGAGCTTAGACGACTGCTAaaacacacgtgtcctgagttgaaAAATATAGACAGCATGGTAGAGGAGGAGCTGGCTAATGTTCTGAACTCCGACCCAGCTGAAGACACTGGATACGAGGGTGAGGTCCAGTCCAGATGCTGGCTATTTGAGAACCACACAATCAACACAGTTGATTTCCATGACCAAAAAGAACAACAGATGAAGAGTAATTTTCAAGATGATGACATCAAGAGAACCTCTGGCTTGTTGTCTGGTTCCCACAACGAAGAGAACAAACCACAATCTTTCTCTCAGCCCAGAAATCAACTAAATGAATCAGAGGAAGTAACATCAGAGCAGATCATCAATGTGGATGTCAAAGCCACTCGAAGGATGTTTGAAATTCAACCAGTGGACACTCGGAGTGAAAGACTGGAGAGTCCCTGTCCAATAAGAAATGCTGTGATTGAGAAGAAACATGGGTTAGACCAAAAACCGAATAACACGAGTAACTACCATTGCAGTGATGGAACTATAACGTCAGAAATCCAACAAAACAATGTCCCCAATTATACAAATCTCTCAGTAACAAATGAAGTATTTGTAGGTATATCTAGAGCCAAAGAAGTATTTGAAAACAGATCAAGTTACAAGGTGAACCTGTCATCAAAAAATGAAAGCTTTAACGAAGAGGAAGAAATGCTGAAGGCCAATGTAAGAAAACGAGCCCAGATGTTTGAATCGACTCCACTTGATAAGATCAATCAGCAAACTAAGGAAGAATCAGATACTATCTTGGAGAACATGGAAGAGACTCTTATTTCTTTATGGAACTTCAATGTCATTCATTCTGACGGAACTCTTCTTGAAGCTAATGAAGCTGGGCAGGTCAAGAAAGCAACATATAATTTCATCCAAGATAATAAACCTGAAATTCAAGATGAAGAGATAGCGACTGGAAGTATAAAGAGCATCATGCTTCAGATGCTGTCAGGAACAAACCTGGACCCAATTGTGACCTTCCTAAATGAGGACAATCAAGGCAATGTTGAGATTAATAAAGTAGATGTTCCCACTCAGCAACTTCCAATCATGGTACATCAAGATAAAGAGTGCAGAACTGCAAATGTGGTGCAGATCACTGAAGATCTACTCGATCAAGAGAAGAACTACTTGATCAAGACCCTGAGAAAAGGAGTTTTAATACAAGAAATTACAACAAGAACACGAGAGATAACAGTTTATGCTCTCTTCAGCCGAAGTAGAGTGGTAGAGTTTGGCCAAATGGAGTGTAAATCTTCCACTTCTGGTCAAAAGAAAATTCCAGAGCCTGAAAAGGGTGATCATAAGACAGACTCCAGTTGCACATCAGGTGCTATGCAGAAAAAGTCTTCAACAATGGATCTGGATGCAAACAGAACTAGTAATGTGCAGCTATTCCGAAGCTGCACTGAGAAAGATGACCTTGAACATCTGAAACACCTACAGAAAACATCATCAGAAGAAGATTTAAGTGTTTCCTATGTGGAAGGAGAGAAAGCCAGTGAGATTATGCAAGGTAATGTTAAAAGTATGAAAGCCCTTTTCACCACCACCAATTTGGATTACACAAACTTAAATCCGCAGCCACCTGAAAACAAGTTGAAAGTGTCAACTAAACAAACTTTGGTGACAACTGAGAAAAATAAGACTGAAGAACCAAACCAGACAAAGGTTGAACTATGTGGTGATAATGTGCAACCAGAGCTTATCCTAAAAGATCAAGACATAAAAGACATTCCTTGCAAAGGAAACATGAATGAAGGAGCTGTTCTTCAAGCAGAGGTGGTTGACATTGTAGAAGATGATGAGTTACTAAATCTTAAAACAACCATTATTAATCTTCATCAGGCTACAATGGAGGCAAATGTTCTTGACCAGAGTGTACAAGCAAAACATCAACCTGCTTGTCAAATGAACCAATCCCAACAAATAAGTGATCATGGTTCAGTGAGCCACGAGTCTATGAATATCAAGAAAGATGGTAGTGAAAGTGAGAATGAAGAGTCCTCACAGTTTTCCgaaacagaagaagaaaataaGGAGGCTGTAATGAGAGGTAGCATACAAGCAGCTCTTGATTCCTTAAGAAAGTCCAACATTAATATCACAAAGGGGGATTTTAAAGCTGCAATGATTTATAGGAATTCTGGGAAAGGATATGCAGGACACAAGAAGGAGACAAATGTGGATTTTTTTAAACAGCCAAGTTGTATGACAATTGACTCAGACAGTAAGTTATCAGCCACTTCTCCTGTGCCTCAAACTGAACAGGGAGCTGAGACAACCTCTTGTCAAAAGTTGTTTGAAAACAAACCAGAGACATATACCTCCATGAAAACCAAATTGCATGGCTCCACAGACAATCCTCTTAAGAATCCTAAAACTCCCATTGGACCCAAACCAGCTATACCACCTAAAccagatcatttaaaaattaaaccCAACCCAAGCGCAGTTGTTGCTCTTGGTTATGAAACCAATACAGAACATTTCAACAATAGCCAAATCATTGATACCTGTTCAAAACTGCCTAATGGAGAGATTAAAGAATATTCATCTCCGAAACCATGCCCAGAACCAATGTCTTATAATGATGATCTCTGTAAAAACTTGCAGCATATTGGTGATGCCAATGAATCTGATCCTAGGGATCCTtcaataaacataaatgatggAAGTCCTGAAGATAATACTTCCCCACAATCAATGCTCAATCCCGTAAATGTAGTCAAAGAACCTTCAAAGAGCTCTGTGGAAAGTCTACAGGGTATAAATGAATCTTCAGTAGGATTTCATGCTACTCTTCAAAACTTTGGGGTCAAGGTAGGTGGATCAGTGCCACCAGTGAAACCTAAAAGATTAAAAATGGCTATAGATCAATCAATGAATGTCGCAGAGAACACTAATAACAACAATGGCTCCTTATGTGACACCTACAAAATAGACGGTAACAACTGTCAAGGAAGAAACATTAAAAGTGATAACCAACAAGAGAGTGGAGTTGTcttgagagaaaagaaaatgaagGGAGAGACTGAGGATGAACGAAGGCAGAGACTCTCAGTCCACATGGATGAAATCATGAATGGAAACATTGTGGCTGTCATGAAGATCTTTGAAAAATTGAAAAAGCAAGAGGAACTTAAGAGCATACTTTCCAAAGTGGAAGAAATCGAGGAAGATACCAATGAAGTAGACATGAGCTCTCTTAGAAACATTTTTGAGAGTGTACCGGATTGGGTTGTACCACGAGAAAAAAAAGCAAAGCCAAAAAATGTCCAAATGGAGCAGAGAGGAGAAAGGCCAAGTGAACCTGAGATGATGTCATCAATGGAAGTAgcttttgtggatctggagaaagTTGGAGTTGAGATTATCCATTTAAAAGAGCAAACACTTGCTAGGCTTGTGGATATAGAGGAGGCCATCAAAAAGGCCCTTTACTCAGTATCAACTCTAAAATCTGACTCTGACATTGTAGGACTCTCTTGTCTCTTAAAGGAGTCCATGGTGGTGGTGCAAGGCTCACCCCCCTCAGGTAATATTAGGAAAATCAGCATTGGgtcatgcaaatcaccaaaagcCCAAAACCAGAATGGCCCTGGGACTTTTAGGAAAGGCATTCCTGGACAATCAACAAAACCAGCACAGAACACAAATCCAGACATTTTTATTCCAACTACCAAACAGAAATCAACATCTCCAGTGTCTCCTTCATTCATTTCCATTCAGTCTGCAGCAAAAAATCCTTCGGAGTCGCTATTGCCTTTAACATCTCAAAAAGCAGACCCAAAGAAGTCCAAGCTCCAGTGTTGCTGTAATGTGGCTACAGACCACAGGCAATGTTCTGTCACAAAGGGGGCCTCCTCCAGTCCTGCAAATCAAAGACGGCAGGTCAGTGTGCTGGAAGTGCAAACAGTCCCAGAGGAAAAGAGAGTCATCGGCACTAAAACAGTCAGTGAGAACTACGAGAGGAGAGACTGCTTCGGTTCTACTCCTCCAAAACCTCCACAGTCATGA
- the LOC127634000 gene encoding xin actin-binding repeat-containing protein 1-like isoform X2, with protein sequence MAEETQNISKLAVAYVKDDAPESNPSTSHLETSTDEHERPFSSPPPSREALSNLHQRRQKCELRRLLKHTCPELKNIDSMVEEELANVLNSDPAEDTGYEGEVQSRCWLFENHTINTVDFHDQKEQQMKSNFQDDDIKRTSGLLSGSHNEENKPQSFSQPRNQLNESEEVTSEQIINVDVKATRRMFEIQPVDTRSERLESPCPIRNAVIEKKHGLDQKPNNTSNYHCSDGTITSEIQQNNVPNYTNLSVTNEVFVGISRAKEVFENRSSYKVNLSSKNESFNEEEEMLKANVRKRAQMFESTPLDKINQQTKEESDTILENMEETLISLWNFNVIHSDGTLLEANEAGQVKKATYNFIQDNKPEIQDEEIATGSIKSIMLQMLSGTNLDPIVTFLNEDNQGNVEINKVDVPTQQLPIMVHQDKECRTANVVQITEDLLDQEKNYLIKTLRKGVLIQEITTRTREITVYALFSRSRVVEFGQMECKSSTSGQKKIPEPEKGDHKTDSSCTSGAMQKKSSTMDLDANRTSNVQLFRSCTEKDDLEHLKHLQKTSSEEDLSVSYVEGEKASEIMQGNVKSMKALFTTTNLDYTNLNPQPPENKLKVSTKQTLVTTEKNKTEEPNQTKVELCGDNVQPELILKDQDIKDIPCKGNMNEGAVLQAEVVDIVEDDELLNLKTTIINLHQATMEANVLDQSVQAKHQPACQMNQSQQISDHGSVSHESMNIKKDGSESENEESSQFSETEEENKEAVMRGSIQAALDSLRKSNINITKGDFKAAMIYRNSGKGYAGHKKETNVDFFKQPSCMTIDSDSKLSATSPVPQTEQGAETTSCQKLFENKPETYTSMKTKLHGSTDNPLKNPKTPIGPKPAIPPKPDHLKIKPNPSAVVALGYETNTEHFNNSQIIDTCSKLPNGEIKEYSSPKPCPEPMSYNDDLCKNLQHIGDANESDPRDPSININDGSPEDNTSPQSMLNPVNVVKEPSKSSVESLQGINESSVGFHATLQNFGVKVGGSVPPVKPKRLKMAIDQSMNVAENTNNNNGSLCDTYKIDGNNCQGRNIKSDNQQESGVVLREKKMKGETEDERRQRLSVHMDEIMNGNIVAVMKIFEKLKKQEELKSILSKVEEIEEDTNEVDMSSLRNIFESVPDWVVPREKKAKPKNVQMEQRGERPSEPEMMSSMEVAFVDLEKVGVEIIHLKEQTLARLVDIEEAIKKALYSVSTLKSDSDIVGLSCLLKESMVVVQGSPPSGNIRKISIGSCKSPKAQNQNGPGTFRKGIPGQSTKPAQNTNPDIFIPTTKQKSTSPVSPSFISIQSAAKNPSESLLPLTSQKADPKKSKLQCCCNVATDHRQCSVTKGASSSPANQRRQVSVLEVQTVPEEKRVIGTKTVSENYERRDCFGSTPPKPPQS encoded by the coding sequence ATGGCTGAAGAAACACAAAACATCTCTAAACTTGCCGTTGCATATGTAAAGGACGATGCACCCGAATCAAATCCATCTACAAGTCATCTGGAAACCAGCACTGATGAACATGAGAGACCCTTTTCCTCACCACCCCCTTCAAGAGAAGCATTGTCCAATCTGCACCAACGGCGACAGAAATGTGAGCTTAGACGACTGCTAaaacacacgtgtcctgagttgaaAAATATAGACAGCATGGTAGAGGAGGAGCTGGCTAATGTTCTGAACTCCGACCCAGCTGAAGACACTGGATACGAGGGTGAGGTCCAGTCCAGATGCTGGCTATTTGAGAACCACACAATCAACACAGTTGATTTCCATGACCAAAAAGAACAACAGATGAAGAGTAATTTTCAAGATGATGACATCAAGAGAACCTCTGGCTTGTTGTCTGGTTCCCACAACGAAGAGAACAAACCACAATCTTTCTCTCAGCCCAGAAATCAACTAAATGAATCAGAGGAAGTAACATCAGAGCAGATCATCAATGTGGATGTCAAAGCCACTCGAAGGATGTTTGAAATTCAACCAGTGGACACTCGGAGTGAAAGACTGGAGAGTCCCTGTCCAATAAGAAATGCTGTGATTGAGAAGAAACATGGGTTAGACCAAAAACCGAATAACACGAGTAACTACCATTGCAGTGATGGAACTATAACGTCAGAAATCCAACAAAACAATGTCCCCAATTATACAAATCTCTCAGTAACAAATGAAGTATTTGTAGGTATATCTAGAGCCAAAGAAGTATTTGAAAACAGATCAAGTTACAAGGTGAACCTGTCATCAAAAAATGAAAGCTTTAACGAAGAGGAAGAAATGCTGAAGGCCAATGTAAGAAAACGAGCCCAGATGTTTGAATCGACTCCACTTGATAAGATCAATCAGCAAACTAAGGAAGAATCAGATACTATCTTGGAGAACATGGAAGAGACTCTTATTTCTTTATGGAACTTCAATGTCATTCATTCTGACGGAACTCTTCTTGAAGCTAATGAAGCTGGGCAGGTCAAGAAAGCAACATATAATTTCATCCAAGATAATAAACCTGAAATTCAAGATGAAGAGATAGCGACTGGAAGTATAAAGAGCATCATGCTTCAGATGCTGTCAGGAACAAACCTGGACCCAATTGTGACCTTCCTAAATGAGGACAATCAAGGCAATGTTGAGATTAATAAAGTAGATGTTCCCACTCAGCAACTTCCAATCATGGTACATCAAGATAAAGAGTGCAGAACTGCAAATGTGGTGCAGATCACTGAAGATCTACTCGATCAAGAGAAGAACTACTTGATCAAGACCCTGAGAAAAGGAGTTTTAATACAAGAAATTACAACAAGAACACGAGAGATAACAGTTTATGCTCTCTTCAGCCGAAGTAGAGTGGTAGAGTTTGGCCAAATGGAGTGTAAATCTTCCACTTCTGGTCAAAAGAAAATTCCAGAGCCTGAAAAGGGTGATCATAAGACAGACTCCAGTTGCACATCAGGTGCTATGCAGAAAAAGTCTTCAACAATGGATCTGGATGCAAACAGAACTAGTAATGTGCAGCTATTCCGAAGCTGCACTGAGAAAGATGACCTTGAACATCTGAAACACCTACAGAAAACATCATCAGAAGAAGATTTAAGTGTTTCCTATGTGGAAGGAGAGAAAGCCAGTGAGATTATGCAAGGTAATGTTAAAAGTATGAAAGCCCTTTTCACCACCACCAATTTGGATTACACAAACTTAAATCCGCAGCCACCTGAAAACAAGTTGAAAGTGTCAACTAAACAAACTTTGGTGACAACTGAGAAAAATAAGACTGAAGAACCAAACCAGACAAAGGTTGAACTATGTGGTGATAATGTGCAACCAGAGCTTATCCTAAAAGATCAAGACATAAAAGACATTCCTTGCAAAGGAAACATGAATGAAGGAGCTGTTCTTCAAGCAGAGGTGGTTGACATTGTAGAAGATGATGAGTTACTAAATCTTAAAACAACCATTATTAATCTTCATCAGGCTACAATGGAGGCAAATGTTCTTGACCAGAGTGTACAAGCAAAACATCAACCTGCTTGTCAAATGAACCAATCCCAACAAATAAGTGATCATGGTTCAGTGAGCCACGAGTCTATGAATATCAAGAAAGATGGTAGTGAAAGTGAGAATGAAGAGTCCTCACAGTTTTCCgaaacagaagaagaaaataaGGAGGCTGTAATGAGAGGTAGCATACAAGCAGCTCTTGATTCCTTAAGAAAGTCCAACATTAATATCACAAAGGGGGATTTTAAAGCTGCAATGATTTATAGGAATTCTGGGAAAGGATATGCAGGACACAAGAAGGAGACAAATGTGGATTTTTTTAAACAGCCAAGTTGTATGACAATTGACTCAGACAGTAAGTTATCAGCCACTTCTCCTGTGCCTCAAACTGAACAGGGAGCTGAGACAACCTCTTGTCAAAAGTTGTTTGAAAACAAACCAGAGACATATACCTCCATGAAAACCAAATTGCATGGCTCCACAGACAATCCTCTTAAGAATCCTAAAACTCCCATTGGACCCAAACCAGCTATACCACCTAAAccagatcatttaaaaattaaaccCAACCCAAGCGCAGTTGTTGCTCTTGGTTATGAAACCAATACAGAACATTTCAACAATAGCCAAATCATTGATACCTGTTCAAAACTGCCTAATGGAGAGATTAAAGAATATTCATCTCCGAAACCATGCCCAGAACCAATGTCTTATAATGATGATCTCTGTAAAAACTTGCAGCATATTGGTGATGCCAATGAATCTGATCCTAGGGATCCTtcaataaacataaatgatggAAGTCCTGAAGATAATACTTCCCCACAATCAATGCTCAATCCCGTAAATGTAGTCAAAGAACCTTCAAAGAGCTCTGTGGAAAGTCTACAGGGTATAAATGAATCTTCAGTAGGATTTCATGCTACTCTTCAAAACTTTGGGGTCAAGGTAGGTGGATCAGTGCCACCAGTGAAACCTAAAAGATTAAAAATGGCTATAGATCAATCAATGAATGTCGCAGAGAACACTAATAACAACAATGGCTCCTTATGTGACACCTACAAAATAGACGGTAACAACTGTCAAGGAAGAAACATTAAAAGTGATAACCAACAAGAGAGTGGAGTTGTcttgagagaaaagaaaatgaagGGAGAGACTGAGGATGAACGAAGGCAGAGACTCTCAGTCCACATGGATGAAATCATGAATGGAAACATTGTGGCTGTCATGAAGATCTTTGAAAAATTGAAAAAGCAAGAGGAACTTAAGAGCATACTTTCCAAAGTGGAAGAAATCGAGGAAGATACCAATGAAGTAGACATGAGCTCTCTTAGAAACATTTTTGAGAGTGTACCGGATTGGGTTGTACCACGAGAAAAAAAAGCAAAGCCAAAAAATGTCCAAATGGAGCAGAGAGGAGAAAGGCCAAGTGAACCTGAGATGATGTCATCAATGGAAGTAgcttttgtggatctggagaaagTTGGAGTTGAGATTATCCATTTAAAAGAGCAAACACTTGCTAGGCTTGTGGATATAGAGGAGGCCATCAAAAAGGCCCTTTACTCAGTATCAACTCTAAAATCTGACTCTGACATTGTAGGACTCTCTTGTCTCTTAAAGGAGTCCATGGTGGTGGTGCAAGGCTCACCCCCCTCAGGTAATATTAGGAAAATCAGCATTGGgtcatgcaaatcaccaaaagcCCAAAACCAGAATGGCCCTGGGACTTTTAGGAAAGGCATTCCTGGACAATCAACAAAACCAGCACAGAACACAAATCCAGACATTTTTATTCCAACTACCAAACAGAAATCAACATCTCCAGTGTCTCCTTCATTCATTTCCATTCAGTCTGCAGCAAAAAATCCTTCGGAGTCGCTATTGCCTTTAACATCTCAAAAAGCAGACCCAAAGAAGTCCAAGCTCCAGTGTTGCTGTAATGTGGCTACAGACCACAGGCAATGTTCTGTCACAAAGGGGGCCTCCTCCAGTCCTGCAAATCAAAGACGGCAGGTCAGTGTGCTGGAAGTGCAAACAGTCCCAGAGGAAAAGAGAGTCATCGGCACTAAAACAGTCAGTGAGAACTACGAGAGGAGAGACTGCTTCGGTTCTACTCCTCCAAAACCTCCACAGTCATGA